The Acidobacteriota bacterium genome includes the window CCGCCCGGTCGGAACCTTCCACCCTCAGTAGCACGCGGATGTCATAGGTCCCCGGCTCCAGCTCGAGCGTTCCGTAGTACCGGATACCCGTCGCTTCGAGCGTTTGACGCGTTCTCTCGAGATCGAGCGACAGCCTCTGATGAGAAAAATCCACCACACGCAGGTTCTCGTCGAAAGCGTAGACGAACAGATCGGTCTCCACCGCGGATCCTCCCGCGGCAGCGAGAATCTCCGGGCCGCTGATTCTCATCACGACCGGAACCTCGACCTTATTGCCTACGGGAAATGGGACGGCGAGAAGATCGATGCCGATGCTCAACCGGGGCCGCCCACTCAAAAGAAGATCCATCGACTCGAGCGTCCTCTCGAGATCATTGCTCGCCGGTTGAGGCTCCTGGTATCCCGCCCGGTGAGAGACCCTTCCGCCGGGGACGTCTTTCAGCTTTACCTGCAGCCGGTGGACCTTACCCGGTTCTCCCGCTCTGGTCGGAGTGAACCCGAGGACGTAGACGATTTCCTGCTGCTCGAGAAGCTTGCGGAAGTTTCCCTGCAGTTCATTCCTGTTTCTGAAGACACTGCCCCCCGTCGGGTTCGCCATCAGGAACAGCCCGTCGCTCGAGCTGCCACGCCGTCCTTCCCGCGCCCCGGTTTCTCCGCGCAGGCCGCGGATGTCGATCGCGTGCAGCACCGTGTCGTTCCGCTTGAAGATCTCGCCCATCTGCTCGAGAGCGTTCAAATGCGTGGCGCTGCCGAAATCCTGCTCACTGTCGACCTTCCACACCTCACCGCGCAGCCGGGCAAGCCTCTGCTCTTCACTCTCCGCGTCGTCTCCGAAGCGTCCCTGCACGAGACGGGGATCGAAACCTTCGGAAAGGAGAATCACCTGCTTCCGGCCGCGGATGCTGTCGAGTACCTCTGCGATCGAGCCGAAATTCGCCACGGTTCGCTGGATGCGGGCTCGCTGAAAATCGTCGCGACCTCGATCGGCCCCGCGCGCGAGGTCCTGCTGGTGCTCGAGTGCCGCATGCGCGATCCCGGCAAGGTCCGACTGGCCGGTATCGCCTTCGAAAGGCGCCTGGGCAACTGCCAGACCCGAAGCCGTCTGCAGCGAAAACATCAGCGGGTCCTCCACGCGAAAGAACCGTGGCACACCCAGAGTGCGTATCGCACTCTCGAGGGTCTCCGGGTTCGACGTGAATGCGCTCAGGAGCCGGAATCCGCGCTCGACCGAAAACGTGCCGACGGCGGCGAGATCGAGCGGGCCGATGGAATCGCGGACGAAATCGAGTGCCGCCTCCTGCGCGCGGACGATCGTCAGCGGCGAGGAGTAACTCAAGTCGAACAGCAGGAGGAAATTCCGGCGCACCACGGGAGAGACCTCGGCCGCGGTTTCGCCCGTGATCGTGCTCATGTCGACCGCTTCGAAATGACGGACGACCTGCCGCGCACCATCGTCGAGGATCTCGAAGTTCTCCGCGGTGAGACCACGAATCGGGTTTCCTGCCCGGTCGGTCACCGTGACGGGAACCTCCACGAGCGTGACTTCGATGCGATCGCTCACGCCGACCCGCTCCTGCGCGACGGAGATCCCCGCCAGCATCGACATCATGGTGAATGCAATGATTCTCCAGAACTTCATGAACGCCCCCGGTCTCGATTCAAGGCTGCGATGTTTCGGATCTCTTCGTCTTCGGGAAACCTCCGGCGGGCTTCAGCGGTCCAGAATCGTACTCCCTCTTCGTCACCCACCGCCCGGAGAACGTCGATCGCTGCGAGATAGCCGGCGGCGGTCGGGACCTCATCGATCAACCTCCGAAGTACCCGCGTCGCTTCCTCGTTCCGCCCCTCGGACAGATGGAGGAGAATCAGATTCCGATACGGTTCCGGCCGCCGGAAAAGCCGGATCTCCTCCTCGAACGCGGCGACGGCCTCCGCCGTGCGCCCGAGGCGCGCGAGGGCATCACCGCGGTAGAAATGAAGGCTCTGAACCGGGGGCTTCCCCGCTTCGTCGAGCAGATCGCGCGCACGGTCGAAATATACCAGCGCCTGCTCCGGTCTCTGCTGGTGCAGCTCCAGCGCCCCGAGCGCAATCGCCGCCATCGGATGACTCTCTGCCGCCTGCAACGCTTCGCGGAAGCGAGCAGTCGCTTCTTCGAAATTCCCGCGTCTGAGTGCGACGTTGCCCAGAATCTCGTTCGCTTTCAGCGGATCGTACTGCAAGAGGATCTCCGCGTGACTCGCCGCTTCGTCGAGTCTCCCGAGCCGGAGCGCGATCTCCGCCACGAGCTGCACGATCTGCATTGCCCCCGGTGCCAGCCGGAGTGCCCGCTTCGCCGATTCGATCGCGTCGTCCGGTCTTTCGAGCGCGTCGAGGGACCGAGCCCGCAGGCCCCAGGCGTCCGCCATCCTCGGGTTCCCCGCCACGAGCTCGTCGGTCAGGCGGAGCGCTGCGGCGTGTCGTCCCG containing:
- a CDS encoding VWA domain-containing protein codes for the protein MKFWRIIAFTMMSMLAGISVAQERVGVSDRIEVTLVEVPVTVTDRAGNPIRGLTAENFEILDDGARQVVRHFEAVDMSTITGETAAEVSPVVRRNFLLLFDLSYSSPLTIVRAQEAALDFVRDSIGPLDLAAVGTFSVERGFRLLSAFTSNPETLESAIRTLGVPRFFRVEDPLMFSLQTASGLAVAQAPFEGDTGQSDLAGIAHAALEHQQDLARGADRGRDDFQRARIQRTVANFGSIAEVLDSIRGRKQVILLSEGFDPRLVQGRFGDDAESEEQRLARLRGEVWKVDSEQDFGSATHLNALEQMGEIFKRNDTVLHAIDIRGLRGETGAREGRRGSSSDGLFLMANPTGGSVFRNRNELQGNFRKLLEQQEIVYVLGFTPTRAGEPGKVHRLQVKLKDVPGGRVSHRAGYQEPQPASNDLERTLESMDLLLSGRPRLSIGIDLLAVPFPVGNKVEVPVVMRISGPEILAAAGGSAVETDLFVYAFDENLRVVDFSHQRLSLDLERTRQTLEATGIRYYGTLELEPGTYDIRVLLRVEGSDRAGVATARMSIPELGEPMVLPPLFVGDADDWIMVRGEAGSMYPFAIGSEGFVPGVNPRLERDESQQVALFFYNVEPEDLALSAAVKTSEGATLPAAVALRGRTPLDEQGGMKLVFDFDPSKLPSGSHTLEFSVRPRGVAEQKVRAPFVLQ